A stretch of Canis lupus baileyi chromosome 2, mCanLup2.hap1, whole genome shotgun sequence DNA encodes these proteins:
- the LYSMD3 gene encoding lysM and putative peptidoglycan-binding domain-containing protein 3 isoform X1 — translation MLYLATYPLHFDMAGRHQNRSFPLPGVHSSGQVHAFGNCTDSDVLEEDAEVYELRSRGKEKIRRSTSRDRLDDIIVLTKDIQEGDTLNAIALQYCCTVADIKRVNNLISDQDFFALRSIKIPVKKFSSLTETLYPPKGRQASRPSSVQYVPEQQEILPPNDSLSSSESADNFLKEVDRDIEQIVKCTDTKKENLNEVVSALTAQQIRFEPDNKNIQRKDPYYGADWGIGWWTAVVIMLIVGIITPVFYLLYYEILAKVDVSHHSTMDSSHLHSGVTPPSQQREMENGIGPTKGIPFGQHDHKLYSQDSQSPAAQHKT, via the exons ATGCTTTATTTAGCAACGTATCCATTGC ATTTTGACATGGCAGGGAGACATCAGAACCGTAGTTTTCCTCTTCCAGGAGTTCATTCAAGTGGTCAAGTACATGCATTTGGAAATTGTACAGACAGTGATGTGTTGGAGGAGGATGCTGAAGTATATGAGCTTCGatccagaggaaaagagaaaatccgAAGAAGTACATCAAGAGATAGACTTGATGACATTATAGTATTAACAAAAGATATACAGGAAGGAGATACTTTAAATGCAATAGCCCTTCAGTACTGTTGTACG gtagCAGATATCAAGAGGGTTAACAATCTCATCAGCGATCAAGACTTTTTTGCCCTTAggtctatcaaaattccagttaAAAAATTTAGTTCATTGACTGAAACACTTTATCCTCCAAAAGGAAGACAGGCTTCACGTCCTTCATCTGTTCAATATGTTCCAGAACAACAGGAAATTTTGCCACCTAatgattctctttcttccagtgAGTCAgctgataactttttaaaagaagtagaCCGAGACATAGAACAAATAGTAAAATGTACAGAcaccaaaaaagagaatcttaatgAGGTGGTATCTGCTTTAACAGCACAACAGATACGTTTTGAACCTGATAACAAAAACATTCAACGTAAGGATCCTTATTATGGAGCGGACTGGGGAATAGGGTGGTGGACAGCTGTAGTGATAATGTTGATAGTAGGTATAATAACGCCAGTATTTTATTTACTGTATTATGAAATTTTAGCGAAAGTGGATGTTAGTCACCATTCAACAATGGATTCTTCACATTTGCATTCAGGAGTGACACCTCCATCAcaacaaagagaaatggaaaatggaattgGTCCAACTAAAGGAATACCCTTTGGCCAACATGATCATAAACTATATAGTCAAGATTCTCAATCACCTGCTGCTCAACACAAGACATAG
- the LYSMD3 gene encoding lysM and putative peptidoglycan-binding domain-containing protein 3 isoform X2: MAGRHQNRSFPLPGVHSSGQVHAFGNCTDSDVLEEDAEVYELRSRGKEKIRRSTSRDRLDDIIVLTKDIQEGDTLNAIALQYCCTVADIKRVNNLISDQDFFALRSIKIPVKKFSSLTETLYPPKGRQASRPSSVQYVPEQQEILPPNDSLSSSESADNFLKEVDRDIEQIVKCTDTKKENLNEVVSALTAQQIRFEPDNKNIQRKDPYYGADWGIGWWTAVVIMLIVGIITPVFYLLYYEILAKVDVSHHSTMDSSHLHSGVTPPSQQREMENGIGPTKGIPFGQHDHKLYSQDSQSPAAQHKT, encoded by the exons ATGGCAGGGAGACATCAGAACCGTAGTTTTCCTCTTCCAGGAGTTCATTCAAGTGGTCAAGTACATGCATTTGGAAATTGTACAGACAGTGATGTGTTGGAGGAGGATGCTGAAGTATATGAGCTTCGatccagaggaaaagagaaaatccgAAGAAGTACATCAAGAGATAGACTTGATGACATTATAGTATTAACAAAAGATATACAGGAAGGAGATACTTTAAATGCAATAGCCCTTCAGTACTGTTGTACG gtagCAGATATCAAGAGGGTTAACAATCTCATCAGCGATCAAGACTTTTTTGCCCTTAggtctatcaaaattccagttaAAAAATTTAGTTCATTGACTGAAACACTTTATCCTCCAAAAGGAAGACAGGCTTCACGTCCTTCATCTGTTCAATATGTTCCAGAACAACAGGAAATTTTGCCACCTAatgattctctttcttccagtgAGTCAgctgataactttttaaaagaagtagaCCGAGACATAGAACAAATAGTAAAATGTACAGAcaccaaaaaagagaatcttaatgAGGTGGTATCTGCTTTAACAGCACAACAGATACGTTTTGAACCTGATAACAAAAACATTCAACGTAAGGATCCTTATTATGGAGCGGACTGGGGAATAGGGTGGTGGACAGCTGTAGTGATAATGTTGATAGTAGGTATAATAACGCCAGTATTTTATTTACTGTATTATGAAATTTTAGCGAAAGTGGATGTTAGTCACCATTCAACAATGGATTCTTCACATTTGCATTCAGGAGTGACACCTCCATCAcaacaaagagaaatggaaaatggaattgGTCCAACTAAAGGAATACCCTTTGGCCAACATGATCATAAACTATATAGTCAAGATTCTCAATCACCTGCTGCTCAACACAAGACATAG